A region of Tolypothrix sp. NIES-4075 DNA encodes the following proteins:
- a CDS encoding histidine kinase, with amino-acid sequence MLKHDYMQVSQDQPIYSEAPLQLLLFVDGRPKSRQQVLRIRAFLKELQAGYKFELQIVDVGQQPYLAEHFKLVATPALIKIRPDPRQILAGSNIIAQLKTWWPRWQAVIAEGYLKLENELQETIDDNAHVASSITSISSVVDKAELIQLSDEIFRLKQEKEKLQEQIQFKDRVIAMLAHDLRNPLTACAIALETLQSNYNPDIGQFHRLKPAMAVHLLKQARSQTRTIDRMIADLLQVGRGTETELPVLPQKTNLGKLCLDVLEELGDRYIAKSQQIEIDIPKDLPYVYADPERIRQVLVNLLDNAIKYTPDNGKISVCGLHRTTQKVQFSIGDTGPGIPEENRDRIFENHFRLKRDEATEGYGIGLCLCQRIVRAHYGQIWVDSAPTGGAWFHFTLPVYPS; translated from the coding sequence GTGCTGAAACACGATTACATGCAAGTTTCCCAGGATCAGCCTATTTACTCTGAGGCTCCACTCCAGCTCTTACTATTTGTCGATGGACGTCCAAAGTCCCGACAGCAAGTACTGCGAATACGCGCCTTTCTCAAAGAATTACAGGCTGGGTATAAATTTGAACTTCAAATTGTCGATGTTGGGCAACAACCCTATTTGGCGGAACACTTTAAATTAGTAGCAACCCCAGCGTTAATTAAAATCCGTCCTGACCCCAGGCAGATACTCGCTGGCAGTAATATCATCGCCCAACTGAAAACCTGGTGGCCCCGCTGGCAAGCGGTAATCGCCGAAGGTTATTTAAAATTAGAGAATGAACTGCAAGAAACCATTGACGACAACGCTCATGTGGCATCAAGCATAACTTCTATTTCTTCAGTTGTCGATAAAGCTGAACTAATTCAACTCTCGGATGAAATTTTTCGCTTGAAACAGGAAAAAGAAAAACTCCAAGAGCAAATACAGTTTAAAGACCGAGTAATCGCTATGTTAGCTCATGACCTCCGCAATCCGCTAACTGCTTGTGCGATCGCTTTAGAAACTTTGCAATCTAATTACAATCCTGATATCGGTCAATTCCATCGCCTCAAACCAGCTATGGCTGTACATTTATTAAAGCAAGCCCGCAGTCAAACTCGCACAATTGACCGGATGATAGCTGACCTTTTGCAAGTAGGTCGAGGAACTGAAACAGAACTGCCAGTACTACCACAAAAGACAAACCTTGGCAAGCTTTGTTTAGATGTACTAGAGGAATTAGGCGATCGCTACATTGCCAAATCCCAACAAATAGAAATAGATATCCCCAAAGATTTGCCTTATGTGTATGCCGATCCAGAACGCATCCGCCAAGTGTTGGTAAATCTTTTAGATAATGCCATTAAATACACCCCAGATAACGGTAAGATTAGCGTTTGTGGACTGCACCGTACCACTCAAAAAGTACAGTTTAGTATTGGCGATACTGGTCCTGGTATTCCTGAAGAAAACCGCGATCGCATCTTTGAAAACCACTTTCGGCTAAAACGCGATGAAGCCACAGAAGGTTATGGCATTGGCTTGTGCTTGTGCCAACGCATCGTCCGCGCACACTACGGTCAGATTTGGGTAGATTCTGCCCCTACTGGGGGAGCATGGTTCCATTTCACTTTGCCTGTTTATCCTTCTTAG
- a CDS encoding response regulator: MSGKKPTPISNQPPLILLADDDKIIRVLLHEFLEKEGYRVLEVTNGKECLEAFLTVKPDLIILDAIMPVMDGFACCKQLIQIARNNLAIALANFDTGGSSLGTTVISKLWERTPILMITGLEDPDLVDRAFEAGASDFVTKPIHLGILRQRVRRLLQQAQLYKQLEAANKALQHLANVDGLTGVANRRRFNDYLNSQWLSLASERSPLSLILCDIDFFKLYNDKYGHPAGDMCLQKVGTVLSETVQNSQDLVARYGGEEFAVIMPNTQMGGAVHFAAAMQAGVRELEILHEPSTISRYVTLSLGVATTIPTFESEPSSLIQEADKALYKAKAEGRNRIILKQMLD, translated from the coding sequence ATGTCAGGCAAAAAACCAACTCCTATTTCCAACCAACCTCCTCTAATTCTGCTGGCTGATGATGACAAAATCATCAGAGTACTGTTGCATGAATTTCTGGAAAAAGAAGGTTATCGAGTCCTGGAGGTAACAAATGGTAAGGAGTGTTTAGAAGCTTTCTTAACTGTTAAACCGGATCTAATTATTTTAGATGCGATTATGCCCGTGATGGATGGCTTTGCCTGCTGCAAGCAGCTAATTCAAATTGCCAGAAATAACTTGGCTATAGCTTTAGCCAACTTTGATACTGGTGGGTCTTCTCTAGGTACTACTGTAATCTCAAAACTATGGGAGCGCACTCCCATATTGATGATTACAGGATTGGAAGATCCAGACTTAGTAGACCGTGCTTTTGAAGCTGGAGCGAGCGATTTTGTCACCAAACCAATTCACCTGGGGATATTGCGTCAACGAGTACGACGGCTGCTGCAACAAGCGCAATTATACAAACAATTAGAAGCTGCTAACAAGGCTCTACAGCATCTTGCTAACGTGGATGGTTTAACTGGTGTGGCTAATCGCCGGCGTTTTAATGATTATCTAAATTCTCAGTGGTTGAGTCTAGCATCAGAGCGATCGCCTTTATCACTTATTCTCTGTGATATCGACTTTTTTAAACTTTATAACGATAAATATGGTCATCCGGCTGGAGATATGTGTTTACAAAAAGTTGGTACTGTCTTAAGCGAAACAGTACAGAACTCTCAGGATTTAGTTGCGCGTTACGGTGGCGAAGAATTTGCAGTAATTATGCCGAATACTCAGATGGGTGGAGCAGTTCATTTTGCCGCAGCAATGCAAGCTGGAGTCAGGGAGTTAGAAATTCTTCACGAGCCATCAACTATTAGTCGCTACGTCACTCTTAGTTTGGGGGTAGCAACCACGATTCCTACTTTTGAATCTGAACCCTCATCTTTAATTCAAGAAGCAGATAAGGCTCTTTACAAAGCAAAAGCAGAAGGACGCAATCGGATTATTCTTAAGCAAATGCTTGATTGA
- a CDS encoding chlororespiratory reduction protein 7 yields the protein MPDSLMYQQDNFVVLETNQPEQFMTASELLEKLKKILQQLNFQDLPQDLRSFNSVEAQAQYLLDTSCELDIGVGQYLQWYAVRLEK from the coding sequence ATGCCAGACTCATTAATGTATCAGCAGGATAATTTTGTCGTCCTAGAAACAAACCAACCAGAACAATTTATGACTGCATCTGAGTTATTAGAAAAGCTGAAAAAAATTCTGCAACAATTGAACTTTCAAGATTTACCACAAGATTTACGTTCATTTAATTCTGTGGAAGCTCAAGCTCAATATTTACTTGACACTAGTTGCGAGTTAGATATTGGTGTTGGTCAATATTTGCAGTGGTATGCAGTTCGTTTAGAAAAATAA
- a CDS encoding DUF2854 domain-containing protein encodes MLRQFSLGTLGITVGGILTIMGFVAYAADYATLNLVGFFYGIPLLLGGFALKANELKPVPFTQPPTPSVLALREQQATNTQNEIRRDITQYSYGQDAHLDKALSFLGLSPTDEERPLITGFRETEINGSYALILEFDSPMIPIDIWEQKLDKMTKFFGPGVEVKVTQTAEDELELTLISTPK; translated from the coding sequence ATGTTACGCCAATTTTCCTTGGGAACACTCGGTATAACCGTCGGTGGGATTTTGACTATTATGGGCTTCGTCGCCTACGCTGCTGATTATGCCACACTTAATCTTGTCGGCTTTTTTTACGGGATTCCTTTATTGCTGGGAGGATTTGCACTGAAAGCAAATGAACTCAAACCCGTACCTTTCACCCAACCCCCAACCCCGTCAGTATTAGCACTACGTGAACAACAAGCAACTAATACTCAAAATGAAATTCGCAGAGACATTACTCAATATAGCTACGGTCAAGACGCTCATTTAGATAAAGCTTTGTCGTTTTTGGGTTTAAGTCCGACAGATGAAGAACGACCATTAATTACAGGCTTCAGAGAAACAGAAATTAATGGTTCTTATGCTTTAATTTTAGAATTTGATTCGCCAATGATACCAATTGATATTTGGGAACAAAAGCTAGATAAAATGACCAAGTTTTTCGGTCCGGGAGTTGAAGTTAAAGTTACCCAGACAGCTGAAGATGAACTTGAACTGACGCTGATTAGTACTCCCAAATAG
- a CDS encoding response regulator — MLMLSCKPSTVVRILVVDDHELTRLTLQLAFSCQENIQVIGLASNGQEAVEMVKRHQPDVIVLDLQMPVMDGWSASGHIKAISPETQIIAYSSVEDTKLLEKKVMSNLDAFCKKDVPTKELIDLVKQLGQRECDRSVA; from the coding sequence ATGTTAATGCTGTCTTGTAAACCTTCTACTGTTGTGCGTATTTTAGTGGTTGACGATCACGAACTGACTCGTTTAACGTTGCAATTGGCTTTTTCCTGCCAGGAAAACATTCAAGTTATAGGTCTAGCGAGTAATGGTCAAGAAGCAGTGGAAATGGTTAAGCGTCACCAGCCAGATGTGATTGTTTTAGATTTACAAATGCCAGTGATGGATGGTTGGTCTGCTTCTGGTCATATTAAAGCTATTTCCCCTGAGACTCAAATCATTGCTTACTCTTCGGTGGAAGACACGAAGTTGCTGGAGAAAAAAGTAATGAGTAACTTGGATGCCTTCTGCAAAAAAGATGTACCCACTAAGGAACTAATTGATTTAGTTAAGCAATTAGGGCAGCGTGAGTGCGATCGCTCCGTTGCATAA
- the ppk1 gene encoding polyphosphate kinase 1: protein MPKSKKIAQQVNLSDPQYYLNRELSWLEFNRRVLHEACDERTPLLERLKFLAIFGSNLDEFFMVRVAALKQQVEAKVSLLTPDGRTPQQQLDDISLSLRPVVTQQHHQFEQVLKPKLASHGIHILDYIQLTQKQRSYLDNYFNEQIFPVLTPLAVDPSHPFPYISNLSLNLAVVIKNPETEEEFFARVKVPKVLPRFLPLPPELGIHHDGEPANWTGVPLEQAIAHNLESLFPGMTIQEYHSFRITRDADLALEEDEADDLLLAIEQELRKRRFGGSSVRLEIQSQTPESVRSRLVQDLELAESDVYEVDGLLGLRDLMYFMALPLSELKDEPWQSVVHPRLQRIKEATVEPGVSGVEDGRDFFSVIRERDLLVHHPYQSFSTSVVRFITHAAHDPGVLAIKMTLYRTSGDSPIVNALIAAAENGKQVSVLVELKARFDEENNIYWARRLERVGVHVVYGLVGLKTHSKIVMVVRREHDRIMRYVHIGTGNYNPKTARLYTDFGLFSCREELGADVTDVFNFLTGYSRQKSYRQLLVAPVNMRDRFLALIHREIDNAQNKLSGRIVAKMNSLVDPQIIATLYEASRAGVQIDLIVRGVCCLRPGLKDISENIRIISIVGRFLEHSRIFYFHNNGEEEIYIGSADWMRRNLDRRVEVITPVQEPDIAKDLQEVLGIMMADNRQAWELQADGSYIQRHPGEDCPESHSQKILMSMALGSNSIA from the coding sequence ATGCCAAAATCTAAGAAAATCGCTCAACAAGTAAATCTTAGTGACCCACAATATTACCTTAACCGCGAGTTAAGCTGGTTAGAGTTTAATCGCCGGGTGTTGCATGAAGCCTGTGATGAGCGAACACCCCTTTTAGAACGCCTCAAATTTCTCGCAATTTTTGGTTCTAACCTGGATGAGTTTTTTATGGTGCGCGTTGCAGCGTTAAAGCAACAGGTAGAAGCGAAAGTCAGCCTGTTAACTCCTGATGGTCGCACCCCGCAACAACAGCTAGATGATATTAGTTTGAGCTTGCGTCCTGTAGTAACGCAACAGCACCACCAGTTTGAGCAAGTATTAAAACCTAAACTGGCAAGTCATGGTATCCATATTTTGGATTACATACAATTGACTCAAAAACAGCGAAGTTATCTAGATAACTATTTTAACGAACAAATTTTTCCGGTTCTGACTCCGCTTGCCGTTGACCCCAGCCATCCTTTTCCTTACATTTCCAATCTCAGTTTGAATCTGGCTGTTGTGATCAAAAACCCAGAAACTGAGGAAGAATTTTTTGCTAGAGTCAAAGTCCCGAAAGTTTTACCGCGATTTTTGCCTTTACCGCCAGAGTTGGGAATTCACCACGACGGAGAACCTGCAAATTGGACTGGTGTACCTTTAGAACAGGCGATCGCTCATAATCTGGAATCTCTATTTCCAGGCATGACTATTCAAGAATATCATTCTTTCCGCATTACTCGCGATGCTGATTTGGCACTAGAAGAAGATGAAGCTGACGATTTGCTGTTGGCAATTGAACAGGAACTAAGAAAACGCCGCTTTGGGGGAAGTTCGGTACGGCTAGAAATTCAATCCCAAACTCCGGAAAGCGTGCGATCGCGACTGGTGCAAGATTTAGAATTAGCAGAAAGCGATGTTTACGAAGTAGACGGTCTTTTGGGACTGCGGGATTTAATGTATTTTATGGCATTACCCCTGTCAGAACTCAAAGACGAACCCTGGCAGTCTGTAGTACACCCGCGTTTGCAACGGATTAAAGAAGCAACTGTAGAACCAGGTGTCTCAGGGGTAGAGGATGGCAGAGACTTTTTTTCGGTGATTCGGGAACGCGATTTACTCGTACACCATCCCTATCAATCTTTTTCTACCTCGGTAGTACGCTTTATTACCCATGCGGCACACGATCCGGGGGTGTTGGCGATTAAAATGACTCTTTACCGGACTTCTGGTGACTCACCAATAGTTAATGCCTTAATTGCTGCGGCTGAAAATGGCAAGCAAGTATCTGTATTGGTGGAACTGAAGGCGCGGTTTGATGAAGAAAATAATATTTATTGGGCAAGGCGATTAGAAAGAGTTGGTGTTCACGTTGTCTATGGTTTGGTAGGTCTGAAAACTCATAGCAAAATTGTCATGGTGGTGCGCCGCGAACATGACCGGATTATGCGCTACGTACATATTGGTACTGGTAATTATAACCCGAAAACTGCACGACTTTACACAGATTTTGGCTTGTTCAGCTGCCGCGAAGAATTAGGTGCTGATGTTACAGATGTGTTTAATTTTTTGACGGGATATTCTCGGCAAAAGTCTTATCGCCAGTTGTTGGTTGCCCCTGTGAATATGCGCGATCGCTTTTTGGCACTAATTCATCGCGAAATCGATAATGCTCAAAATAAATTATCTGGGCGCATTGTTGCGAAAATGAATTCTTTAGTAGATCCGCAAATTATCGCCACTTTATACGAAGCTTCTCGCGCCGGAGTGCAAATTGACTTAATTGTGCGCGGTGTTTGCTGTTTGCGCCCAGGTCTTAAAGATATCAGTGAGAATATTCGCATTATTAGTATTGTCGGACGCTTTTTGGAACACTCCCGTATTTTTTACTTCCATAACAATGGAGAAGAAGAAATTTACATCGGTAGCGCTGATTGGATGCGGCGCAATTTAGATCGTCGGGTGGAAGTGATTACCCCAGTGCAAGAACCGGATATTGCTAAAGATTTGCAAGAAGTATTAGGAATTATGATGGCAGATAACCGCCAAGCTTGGGAATTACAGGCTGATGGCAGTTATATCCAACGCCATCCAGGTGAGGATTGTCCTGAATCTCACTCACAAAAAATTCTCATGTCTATGGCATTGGGTTCAAATAGCATTGCCTAA
- a CDS encoding carboxypeptidase-like regulatory domain-containing protein: MLYLALPPTPPPIFITLTPEQVANKSDIRQSLAADSTKTSLKNSARKAQTKVCSSPQFPPQKSDLVNNLLGKMLAASNQAREAVVCTTSQNKKSVILSFQAQTQKQKQAKGFLPAADQKTENTTTAPESSSPENSSPTPNIATVDEKVTASANVYPQNTATPANTNTSSGEQSGYQKLISSLSNNKSAEKNTIGKILSAVQELISVSLYASLNNIGNDALKSDNQHSEEIAIATSGQTTDNKKPEDNSSNSVNQEIATNTNAQTGKILAIVQELISVSISASLNNKLKPDTKSSEEIASSLPQQTSNSTENTNSLTANNNKNPENNIANPPNQEKVAANNLTNNDSKNTLIEKLTGKGSIQLAKSPDEPFLVGVIINGREVGTLDIIQEGNTLLIPLESFGEIAGFKVENTDTATQVKTLLGVVKLQPNSLKQINGIIYIIKSALKDELSINVDLNTADLTLLTDLPWRGNVGQYRARAADLKPEFFAPSSGLSNFRQELNIDTNGGDTSLHSSSLLGGRLGGWAYRLRLDNNFVDQPDVSEYFLYKHSGRFLYQLGRQQVGLHPLLNGIDLTGFQFGYSNLPEESFGNSYSANELLSRRSRPIQTFRGKAEPASFVQLRVGGSVVAQQQVGFNGLYEFIDVNLPVGQSNEIEVLIFDRNNLRVPREIRTVRINASDLLLPAGGNVQLGGLGFSGNLVQNGLFGDINSDYQGKPVGFYQLRQGLSSNLTFESSLQAVPNALQSQAGLIWRLANPVILSASVGTSANKVGYSADLDVQLNRLEINANSQSLPEGYRLFRNSTQLFNHSLELKYRFGNTLNLGFLARSRKDDSGSASYILPTFSARPFSTLSLNGRPDFDGRYLFNAFYQPNRLTRFSFNTYGDAYISDLTYNLSDTYQLSFGNEFGGNLAPRYSIGIGHNPSDLRALSWNLGVSYRDGEIGPLAGASMQVLPGLFARLEYQGIPSRIRGNFGGFGDDRLSLSLVSDLSFAGGRVAPANYSGIGKDRGAIAGRLVVQGENKKFDLSGSNVRVYDKRNQSVGGARTDSSGNFFVGNLPEGNYIVELEPEELPVELSVPKTSTVVQVATSAVTKLDFPVRPEYGVAGRITDVAGQPMEKVRIELINSAGVRALSAITDQFGLYRLDGVPVGKYTLRVSPQDSLNPNDTLPKQQVEIKSEFVYNQNLQLPISAAAKKK; encoded by the coding sequence ATGCTCTACCTAGCTTTACCACCTACACCCCCGCCAATTTTCATCACGTTGACACCTGAACAGGTTGCTAACAAATCGGACATAAGACAAAGTTTGGCTGCTGATTCAACAAAAACCTCGCTAAAAAATAGTGCAAGGAAAGCACAAACTAAGGTTTGTAGTTCGCCACAATTTCCGCCTCAGAAATCCGATCTTGTCAACAACTTATTAGGTAAAATGCTGGCGGCTTCTAATCAAGCAAGAGAAGCTGTAGTTTGCACCACATCCCAAAATAAAAAGTCGGTAATTCTGAGTTTCCAAGCACAAACTCAGAAACAAAAACAAGCAAAAGGTTTTTTACCAGCCGCCGACCAAAAAACAGAAAATACTACCACCGCACCAGAATCAAGTTCTCCTGAAAATAGTTCACCTACACCTAACATTGCGACAGTTGACGAGAAAGTAACAGCCTCTGCAAATGTATATCCTCAAAATACTGCAACACCAGCAAACACAAATACTAGTTCTGGTGAGCAATCTGGGTATCAAAAGTTAATTAGCAGCTTATCTAATAACAAATCTGCTGAAAAAAATACCATAGGTAAAATTCTTTCAGCAGTGCAGGAATTAATTAGCGTTTCTCTTTATGCTTCGCTAAATAATATTGGTAATGATGCCCTAAAATCAGATAATCAACATTCAGAAGAAATAGCGATCGCCACTTCTGGACAAACTACAGATAATAAAAAGCCAGAAGATAACAGCAGCAATAGTGTTAATCAAGAAATTGCTACTAACACAAATGCACAAACAGGAAAAATTCTGGCAATTGTGCAGGAACTAATCAGCGTTTCTATATCTGCTTCTTTAAATAATAAGCTCAAACCAGATACAAAAAGTTCCGAAGAAATAGCTAGTTCTCTACCGCAGCAAACATCTAATTCCACAGAAAACACTAATTCATTAACAGCTAACAATAATAAAAACCCAGAAAATAATATTGCTAACCCTCCTAACCAAGAAAAGGTAGCAGCAAATAATCTTACTAATAATGACAGTAAAAATACGTTAATAGAAAAACTTACCGGAAAAGGTTCTATCCAGCTAGCCAAATCTCCCGATGAACCTTTTTTGGTAGGCGTAATTATCAACGGTCGAGAAGTTGGTACTTTAGATATTATTCAAGAAGGAAATACTCTTTTAATTCCTCTAGAAAGCTTTGGGGAAATTGCTGGATTTAAAGTAGAAAATACTGATACCGCTACGCAAGTAAAGACTCTTTTAGGAGTTGTCAAGCTCCAACCGAATTCTCTAAAGCAAATTAATGGTATTATATATATTATTAAGTCTGCACTGAAAGATGAATTAAGCATAAATGTAGACTTAAACACTGCTGATTTAACTTTGCTTACAGACTTACCTTGGCGCGGAAATGTCGGACAATATCGAGCAAGGGCTGCTGATTTAAAACCAGAATTTTTTGCACCTAGCAGCGGACTTTCAAACTTTAGGCAAGAGTTAAATATTGATACTAATGGCGGAGATACAAGCCTACATAGTTCTTCACTTTTGGGTGGTAGACTAGGAGGATGGGCATATCGTTTGCGCTTAGATAATAATTTTGTCGATCAACCAGACGTTTCTGAATACTTTTTATATAAACATAGCGGTCGATTTCTTTATCAATTAGGACGGCAACAAGTAGGCTTACATCCCCTGTTAAATGGCATTGATTTAACGGGTTTTCAATTCGGTTATAGCAATCTTCCAGAAGAAAGCTTTGGTAATAGTTATAGTGCAAATGAGCTTTTGTCCAGACGGTCTAGACCTATACAAACATTTCGCGGTAAAGCTGAACCAGCAAGTTTTGTACAACTGAGAGTTGGTGGTTCTGTAGTTGCTCAACAGCAGGTAGGATTTAACGGACTATACGAATTTATTGATGTAAATTTACCTGTTGGTCAAAGCAATGAAATTGAAGTTTTGATTTTTGACCGCAACAATTTACGTGTACCTCGCGAAATTAGAACTGTCAGAATAAATGCCTCTGATTTGTTACTTCCCGCAGGTGGTAATGTACAGTTAGGTGGATTAGGTTTTAGTGGAAATTTAGTCCAAAATGGTTTGTTTGGAGATATAAATTCTGATTATCAAGGAAAACCAGTTGGTTTTTATCAATTGCGGCAAGGACTTTCAAGTAATTTAACTTTTGAAAGTTCATTACAAGCTGTTCCCAATGCTTTGCAAAGTCAAGCTGGTTTAATTTGGCGTTTGGCAAATCCAGTAATTTTATCTGCAAGTGTTGGGACTTCTGCTAATAAGGTTGGTTACTCGGCAGATTTAGATGTGCAGTTAAATAGGTTGGAAATTAATGCCAATTCTCAATCATTACCAGAGGGATATAGATTATTTAGAAACTCTACACAATTATTTAATCATAGTCTAGAACTAAAATATCGCTTCGGTAATACTCTCAATTTGGGATTTCTTGCTCGTAGTCGCAAAGATGATAGCGGTTCTGCTAGTTACATTTTACCTACTTTCTCAGCCCGACCTTTTTCAACATTATCTTTAAACGGTAGACCAGATTTTGACGGACGGTATTTATTTAATGCTTTCTATCAGCCAAATAGATTAACTAGATTCTCTTTTAATACTTATGGTGATGCATATATTTCTGATTTGACTTATAACTTAAGTGATACTTATCAGCTATCTTTTGGTAATGAATTTGGTGGCAATTTAGCACCTCGTTACTCTATAGGTATTGGTCATAACCCCAGTGACCTGAGGGCACTCAGTTGGAATTTAGGAGTGTCATATAGAGATGGAGAAATAGGACCGCTTGCAGGTGCTAGTATGCAAGTTCTACCAGGGTTATTTGCCAGACTTGAATACCAAGGCATCCCCTCCAGAATTAGAGGCAATTTTGGCGGATTTGGCGACGATCGCCTGAGTTTATCACTGGTATCAGATTTATCTTTTGCAGGGGGTCGAGTTGCCCCAGCTAACTATAGCGGTATTGGCAAAGATCGCGGGGCGATCGCTGGACGCTTAGTCGTACAAGGTGAAAACAAAAAGTTTGATTTAAGCGGCTCTAATGTCCGCGTGTACGATAAACGTAACCAAAGTGTCGGTGGTGCTAGAACTGACTCTAGCGGTAACTTCTTTGTCGGCAACTTGCCCGAAGGTAACTATATAGTTGAACTCGAACCTGAGGAATTACCTGTAGAACTCTCCGTACCCAAAACTTCTACAGTCGTTCAGGTTGCTACCTCTGCTGTCACTAAATTAGATTTCCCCGTTAGACCAGAATACGGTGTAGCCGGACGCATCACCGATGTTGCAGGTCAGCCTATGGAAAAAGTGCGAATTGAACTAATCAACTCTGCCGGTGTCCGCGCTTTATCTGCAATAACTGACCAATTTGGTCTTTATCGCCTTGATGGAGTTCCTGTAGGTAAGTATACATTGCGGGTTTCTCCCCAAGATTCACTCAACCCCAACGATACTTTACCCAAACAACAGGTCGAAATTAAGAGCGAGTTTGTTTATAACCAAAATCTGCAATTACCTATTTCTGCCGCAGCGAAGAAGAAATGA